A window of Solanum stenotomum isolate F172 chromosome 3, ASM1918654v1, whole genome shotgun sequence contains these coding sequences:
- the LOC125858850 gene encoding uncharacterized protein LOC125858850 translates to MDKYVTRSKIGHPSSSSTHPSTASTIAPKIQRKTFISDVDLESLEVDPGIRKPIAEYNPNIRDDIRRYYILKKPCQPKDHKFPKTKFGKEMRQFFPDWFNGRKWLEYSITKDAAFCLCCYLFKIECESRGYVVDAAFTKTGYRAWNKATERFRAHVGDINSIHNKCFNKMLDLMNQSQSIHTSFDKKSKKEKSESRRRLSASIDVTRFLLKLGLSFRGHDESRSSSNRGIFLELLQWYGDINEDVGSIILEKAPKNEIMCSPSIQKDIVDSCAKETIKSILEDLDGDYFGILVDESKDVSHKEQMALVLRYANKEGEVIERFVGIIHVSDTSACSLKEAIYSFLLDHSLSPSQIRGQGYDGASNMQGHLNGLKTLILNDTPSAYCIHCFAHQLQLTLVALAKKDSNVDDFFCLVTNVLNIVGASFKRRDLLRKHQAEQLEELLISGEVHTGRGLNQERGLQRPGDTRWGSHYRTLDNLIVLFPSVIHVLEFTGCECPNYTDRLLAKTLVDAIKKYDFAFMLHLMWKVLMMTNELNSSLQRMDQNIVNAMGFLALTKQRLQNMRDNEFESLMDDVSSFCDKHDIVIPEMDASYFPGKSKRKALDVTYSHHLRVEIFYAVIDLHLQELNNRFDVVSTDLLLGMASLNPVNSFGSFDKGKIMRLAEYYMNEFDINKLRDLNFQLDSFIVYVRGSDKRFFNLKGISDLAKVLVKSNLPQIWPLVYLLIKLTLILPLLLLLWNKLSHP, encoded by the coding sequence ATGGATAAGTATGTCACAAGATCGAAAATTGGGCATCCAAGTTCTAGCTCTACTCATCCATCTACCGCTTCAACCATAGCTCCGAAAATTCAAAGGAAAACATTTATTTCAGATGTTGATTTAGAATCTCTTGAAGTTGATCCGGGAATTAGAAAGCCCATTGCAgaatataatcctaatatacgtgATGATATTAGGAgatattatattcttaaaaagCCTTGCCAACCTAAGGATCATAAATTTCCTAAAACTAAGTTTGGGAAGGAAATGCGGCAATTTTTTCCTGATTGGTTTAATGGTCGTAAGTGGTTGGAGTATAGCATAACAAAAGATGCTGCATTTTGTTTGTGTTGCTACTTGTTTAAAATTGAATGTGAAAGTCGTGGATATGTGGTTGATGCTGCTTTCACAAAGACTGGCTATAGAGCTTGGAACAAAGCTACTGAAAGATTTAGAGCTCATGTTGGAGATATAAATAGCATCCACAACAAGTGTTTCAACAAGATGCTTGATTTGATGAATCAATCACAGTCAATACACACTTCCTTTGATAAAAAGtccaagaaagaaaaaagtgagTCTCGGCGTCGCTTGAGTGCTTCAATTGATGTGACAAGATTTCTCTTGAAATTAGGATTATCATTCCGTGGACATGATGAGAGTCGATCTTCTTCAAATAGAGgtatttttcttgaacttttgcaATGGTATGGAGATATTAATGAAGATGTTGGAAgcattattttagaaaaagctccaaaaaatgaaataatgtgTTCTCCAAGTATTCAAAAGGATATTGTTGATTCTTGTGCTAAGGAAACAATCAAATCTATTCTTGAAGATTTAGATGGGGATTATTTTGGGATACTAGTCGATGAATCAAAGGATGTGTCACACAAGGAGCAAATGGCACTTGTTTTGAGATATGCTAACAAAGAAGGAGAAGTGATAGAGCGATTTGTTGGTATTATTCATGTTAGTGATACATCTGCTTGTTCATTAAAGGAAGCAATATACTCTTTTCTTTTAGATCACTCATTAAGTCCATCCCAAATACGTGGGCAAGGTTATGATGGAGCTAGCAATATGCAAGGACATCTAAATGGTCTTAAAACTTTGATTTTGAATGACACTCCATCGGCATATTGCATTCACTGTTTTGCCCACCAATTGCAGTTAACACTAGTGGCTCTTGCAAAGAAGGATTCAAATGTAGATGactttttttgtttagttaCTAATGTGTTAAATATTGTTGGAGCATCTTTTAAGCGCAGGGATTTACTTCGGAAACACCAAGCTGAACAGTTAGAGGAGTTGCTTATATCAGGGGAAGTGCATACTGGGCGAGGATTAAATCAAGAACGTGGGCTTCAGCGGCCAGGTGATACTCGTTGGGGTTCTCATTATAGAACATTAGATaatcttattgttctatttccaTCAGTTATTCATGTGCTTGAATTTACTGGATGCGAGTGTCCAAACTATACTGATAGACTTCTTGCTAAAACTCTTGTGGATGCGATTAAGAAATATGATTTTGCCTTTATGCTGCACTTGATGTGGAAAGTTCTTATGATGACAAATGAATTGAACTCCTCATTACAAAGGATGGATCAAAATATTGTCAATGCTATGGGATTTCTTGCTCTTACAAAGCAAAGATTACAAAATATGAGGGATAATGAATTCGAATCATTAATGGATGATGTCTCTTCTTTTTGTGATAAACATGATATAGTCATTCCGGAGATGGATGCTAGCTACTTTCCTGGGAAGTCAAAGCGTAAAGCTCTTGATGTTACATATTCTCATCATTTGCgtgttgaaatattttatgctgTTATTGATTTGCATCTTCAAGAGCTTAATAATCGTTTTGATGTTGTGAGTACTGACTTACTTCTCGGTATGGCTAGTTTGAATCCAGTTAATTCATTTGGTAGTTTTGATAAGGGCAAGATAATGAGGTTGGCTGAATATTATATGAATGAGTTTGACATCAACAAGCTTCGGGATCTCAATTTTCAGCTTGATAGCTTTATAGTTTATGTTCGTGGTTCTGACAAGAGGTTCTTCAACTTGAAGGGAATTAGTGATCTTGCTAAAGTATTGGTCAAGTCAAATTTGCCTCAAATTTGGCCACTTGTTTATTTGCTTATCAAGTTGACTCTTATTCTTCCGTTGCTACTGCTTCTGTGGAACAAGCTTTCTCATCCATGA